The following proteins come from a genomic window of Actinomycetota bacterium:
- a CDS encoding VWA domain-containing protein, with translation MNPWARRVIIALSVWLAAAMASPAAFAAASAPAPAALVVQDVDTSAYPVVRLHVSLPAELHAASGTPAFTLAENGSAVRDVDVEARTTKGEAEPAWVVLVIDTSGSMEGRPMADAKAAAAKLFDGLGADARVAVVAIGDEPRVLTGYTADRAALGSAIDGVYARGETALYDSLMRAAALAPVAASGEPRRSIVLLSDGGDTVSNASFDAAMKALQASGAGLYAVAIESDEYDPQALRLLAAGTGGRLLGVKDTATLSGLFEGIATEIAGGWTLTYTSARPGTKDLEVDITAESGGAAAAAAFAFPNPLFAGEVAGAEPVLPEVGEDPWRLLAVTALAFLSAAALGVGLLLIFVREPNTLAQLKYYDQLHADAGGDAGGMADQVRAKVVGAVGEVAGKRGMLEFVAERLEAAGLPLRPAEYITVHLLAVVGLGMVTELLAGSFALAILVVLVVTALPMVLLANAAERRRMRFEAQLPDVLSMMASSLRGGWGIGQAIGLVVQEAPAPSRDEFRRVDAESRLGMPLERSLQSMADRMRSTDFQAVVTAIAVQREVGGNLAEVLDVVSNTIREREGLRRQISALTADGRISAYILVGLPFVILAILLLVSPDYLEPLYTTLFGSAMLVLGVVLLFVGAVWMWRVTRIEV, from the coding sequence ATGAACCCCTGGGCCAGGCGGGTCATCATCGCGCTGTCGGTGTGGCTTGCCGCTGCGATGGCGTCGCCCGCCGCATTCGCGGCGGCGTCCGCGCCTGCGCCGGCGGCGCTCGTCGTGCAGGACGTCGACACGTCCGCGTACCCGGTGGTCAGGCTGCACGTCTCGCTGCCGGCGGAACTGCACGCCGCGTCGGGCACGCCGGCGTTCACGCTCGCCGAGAACGGGTCGGCGGTGCGCGACGTCGATGTCGAGGCGCGCACGACGAAGGGCGAGGCCGAGCCCGCGTGGGTGGTGCTGGTCATCGACACGAGCGGCTCGATGGAGGGCCGCCCGATGGCCGACGCCAAGGCCGCTGCGGCCAAGCTGTTCGACGGCCTGGGGGCCGATGCGCGCGTCGCGGTCGTGGCGATCGGCGACGAGCCCAGAGTGCTGACCGGCTACACGGCCGACCGCGCCGCGCTGGGCTCCGCGATCGACGGCGTGTACGCCCGGGGTGAGACCGCGCTGTACGACTCGCTCATGCGGGCGGCGGCGCTCGCGCCGGTCGCTGCGAGTGGAGAGCCCCGCCGCAGCATCGTCCTTCTCTCGGACGGCGGCGACACCGTCTCGAACGCGTCGTTCGACGCGGCGATGAAGGCGCTGCAGGCGTCGGGCGCCGGGCTGTACGCGGTGGCGATCGAGTCCGACGAGTACGACCCGCAGGCGTTGCGCCTGCTCGCCGCCGGCACCGGTGGCCGGCTCCTCGGTGTGAAGGACACCGCGACGCTGTCCGGCTTGTTCGAGGGCATCGCGACCGAGATCGCGGGCGGGTGGACGCTCACGTACACGAGCGCGCGCCCGGGCACGAAGGACCTCGAGGTCGACATCACCGCCGAGTCCGGGGGCGCCGCGGCCGCGGCCGCGTTCGCGTTCCCGAACCCGCTGTTCGCCGGCGAGGTCGCCGGAGCGGAGCCGGTGCTCCCGGAGGTTGGCGAGGATCCGTGGCGCCTGCTGGCCGTCACCGCGCTCGCGTTCCTGTCGGCCGCGGCGCTCGGCGTCGGCCTGTTGCTCATCTTCGTCCGCGAGCCGAACACGCTCGCCCAGCTCAAGTACTACGACCAGCTCCATGCCGATGCCGGCGGCGACGCCGGCGGCATGGCCGACCAGGTCCGGGCGAAGGTCGTCGGGGCCGTCGGCGAGGTCGCCGGCAAGCGCGGCATGCTCGAGTTCGTGGCCGAGCGTCTCGAGGCCGCCGGACTGCCGCTGCGGCCAGCCGAGTACATCACGGTGCACCTGCTCGCGGTCGTGGGCCTCGGCATGGTGACCGAGCTGCTGGCCGGCAGTTTCGCGCTGGCGATCCTCGTCGTGCTCGTCGTGACGGCGTTGCCGATGGTGCTGCTCGCCAACGCCGCGGAGCGCCGGCGCATGCGCTTCGAGGCGCAGCTGCCCGACGTGCTGTCCATGATGGCCAGCTCGCTCCGGGGCGGCTGGGGCATCGGCCAAGCGATCGGGCTCGTCGTGCAGGAGGCACCTGCGCCCTCGCGCGATGAGTTCCGCCGCGTGGACGCCGAGTCGCGGCTCGGGATGCCGCTCGAGCGCTCGCTGCAGAGCATGGCCGACCGCATGCGCAGCACCGACTTCCAGGCCGTCGTGACGGCCATCGCGGTCCAACGCGAGGTCGGCGGCAACCTCGCCGAGGTCCTCGACGTGGTCAGCAACACGATCCGGGAGCGTGAGGGCCTGCGCCGCCAGATCAGCGCGCTCACGGCCGACGGGCGGATCTCGGCCTACATACTCGTAGGGCTGCCCTTCGTCATCCTGGCGATCCTGCTGCTCGTCTCCCCCGACTACCTCGAGCCGCTCTACACCACGCTGTTCGGCAGCGCGATG
- a CDS encoding CpaF family protein, which produces MSLRDRLASAGATATASVASGSSAATTEAKDAIKRNLHYLLIEEMRSELDTEERNDVALRAAIESRLQKLLDDEATPLSAADKREIIDDVIDNVLGYGPIEPLLHDPTVTEVMVNNPSTIYVERAGRLYLTERRFVDEDHLRRIIDKIVGQVGRRIDESSPMVDARLADGSRVNAVVHPLAINGPMLTVRKFSADPYTMDDLIGFGTLSAKTAELIESCVRGRLNVLISGGTGTGKTTLLNVVSGYIPADERIVTIEDAAELRLHQPHVLRLESRPPNIEGKGQVTIRDLVRNSLRMRPDRIIVGEVRGAEALDMLQAMNTGHDGSLSTVHANSPRDALSRLETMVLMAGFDLPVRAIRQQASAALDLIVHLTRLRDGTRRITHLSEVEGMEGDAVVMQDIAYFDYSAGIDAEGRFLGRLKSTGIRPKFTRRLEDLGIRLSVDVFEYEPPERD; this is translated from the coding sequence ATGTCGCTCAGGGACCGGCTCGCCTCGGCAGGAGCGACCGCCACCGCGTCCGTCGCCTCGGGCTCGTCCGCGGCGACCACCGAGGCCAAGGACGCCATCAAGCGCAACCTGCACTACCTGCTCATCGAGGAGATGCGCTCCGAGCTCGACACCGAGGAGCGCAACGACGTCGCCCTGCGCGCGGCCATCGAGTCGCGGCTGCAGAAGCTGCTCGACGACGAGGCCACGCCGCTGTCGGCCGCCGACAAGCGCGAGATCATCGACGACGTCATCGACAACGTGCTCGGGTACGGCCCGATCGAGCCGCTGCTGCACGACCCGACCGTGACCGAGGTCATGGTCAACAACCCGTCGACCATCTACGTGGAGCGCGCGGGGCGGCTCTACCTCACCGAGCGCCGCTTCGTCGACGAGGACCACCTGCGCCGCATCATCGACAAGATCGTCGGCCAAGTCGGCCGGCGCATCGACGAATCCTCGCCGATGGTCGACGCGCGCCTCGCGGACGGCTCGCGCGTCAACGCCGTCGTGCACCCGCTCGCCATCAACGGGCCCATGCTCACGGTGCGCAAGTTCTCGGCGGACCCGTACACGATGGACGACCTCATCGGCTTCGGGACGCTGTCGGCCAAGACGGCCGAACTCATCGAGTCGTGCGTGCGCGGCCGCCTGAACGTGCTCATCTCGGGCGGCACCGGCACCGGCAAGACGACGCTGCTCAACGTGGTGTCGGGCTACATCCCGGCCGACGAGCGGATCGTGACGATCGAGGACGCCGCGGAGCTGCGCCTGCACCAGCCGCACGTTCTGCGCCTCGAGTCGCGGCCGCCCAACATCGAGGGCAAGGGGCAGGTGACCATCCGCGACCTCGTGCGCAACTCGTTGCGCATGCGGCCCGACCGCATCATCGTCGGCGAGGTGCGCGGCGCCGAGGCGCTCGACATGCTCCAGGCGATGAACACCGGTCACGACGGCTCGCTGTCCACCGTGCACGCGAACTCGCCGCGCGACGCGCTGTCACGCCTCGAGACGATGGTGCTCATGGCCGGCTTCGACCTGCCGGTGCGCGCCATCCGCCAGCAGGCGTCGGCGGCGCTCGACCTCATCGTCCATCTCACGCGCCTGCGCGACGGCACGCGCCGCATCACGCACCTGTCCGAGGTGGAGGGGATGGAGGGCGACGCCGTCGTCATGCAGGACATCGCGTACTTCGACTACTCGGCCGGCATCGACGCGGAAGGCCGCTTCCTCGGCCGCCTGAAGTCGACGGGTATCCGGCCCAAGTTCACGCGTCGGCTCGAGGACCTCGGCATCCGGCTGTCCGTCGACGTCTTCGAGTACGAGCCGCCCGAGCGGGACTGA